AGAACTCGAGAGTTTAGTAATATTTAATAATGCTTTAGTAGGAGGAATTCCGACCGAGCTTGGTTCCCTATCTAAGCTTAGAATGTTAGCACTCTCGACGAACCACCTTGAAGGAACTATCCCGATTTCACTATCAAACCTATCGGTTCTCGAAGTATTTAATTTACGATCGAACAATTTGCACGGTAACATTCCATCCGAGCTTGGCAAGTTATCAAGATTAACTTTTTTTACAGTCTCGTCAAATCACTTATCAGGAACCATTCTTCCCCAAATTTTTAATATCTCTTCCATGACTACTTTTTCAGTGAGCGTCAATAAATTACACGGAACAATTCCACCCTACGTCGGGACTACTCTCCCAAATCTCGAAGTCCTTTTTTTAGGTGGAAATAGATTTTCTGGTGTGCTACCTAATTCAATATCTAATCTTTCTAGATTGTATAGATTAGAAGTCTCGGATAATCAGTTCACTGGGTCTGTACCTCCTAATTTGGGTAACTTGAAAAATCTTACTATTTTAAATATCGAGAAAAATTATTTTGGAAGTGGGGAAGTAGATGATCTTAACTTTCTTAACTCATTACCAAATTGCAGTACATTAGAGACGCTTTCTATTTCTTACAACAATTTTTCAGGGCAACTACCAGATTCCATAGCTAACCTCTCGACAAAGCTTACGATACTGTACGTGGGGGAAAACAATATATTTGGTGAAATTCCTCCTGGAATTGGGAACCTTGTCAACCTAAATGCATTAGACATGGAGGGTAACCAGCTAACTGGAAATATTCCTGATTTTATAGGAAAACTTCCCATGTTAATTCTGATTTACCTGTCGAATAATCAACTCTCAGGAATAATTCCGGCAAACATTTGCAATAGCACTCAGTTGGAACAAATTTTTTTTAGTACCAATGGACTGCAAGGTGGAATTCTGCCAAATTTTGGAAACTGTCAGAAAATGGTGGCATTGGATCTATCACAGAATCAACTTACCGGTGCTATACCTAAAGAACTCATTGGTCTTTCTTCGATAACCACTCTGCTGAATTTATCTGGAAATCAGTTAACTGGTAATTTGCCATCAGAGGTTGGTAACTTGGAGAGGATTGTCGGGCTCTACTTATCAAATAACCGATTATCTGGGAAACTCCCGGATTCTTTAGGGAAATGTAATGGTTTGGAAGAACTTTCCCTGGATGGTAACTTATTCGAATGGGTCATTCCTCCATCCTTGAAAAATCTAAAGGGACTCCAAATGTTAGATATGTCGGGCAATAATTTTTCTGGGAAAATTCCGGAGTATATGGAGTCCTTTGCTTCCCTCAGATATCTGAATCTGTCTTCCAATGACTTTGAAGGTGAAGTACCGAAGCAAGGGATTTTCAAGAATATAAATGCATTTTCAGTGCTCGGAAATGACAAGCTCTGTGGAGGAATTCCGCTGCTACATCTGCCGAGTTGCCCGAGACCTAGCTCTGATAAGGAAAGTAAGCAATCCCCTCGCAAGAGATTGCTGCTAATAATATTCGGagttgttgtctgtgttattcttCTGGGTTCCTTTCTCTTGTGGTTCTGGAGGAGAAAAGCAACAAAGAAAACTTCTTCACCTTTATACAATCCTTTGGATAATATGTTTCAAAAGATCTCATACAATGAACTTCTCAAAGCGACAAACGGATTTTCGGCAGAAAATTTAGTTGGAGTTGGAAGTTACGGATCTGTTTACAGAGGATTGTGGTCGCTAAGCCACGAGGTAACAACAGTTGTTGCCGTGAAAGTACTAGACCTTAAAAGGCGAGGAGCTTCAAAAAGTTTCGTGGCGGAATGTGAAGCAATGAGATGTATTCGGCACCGGAATCTCGTGAAGATGTTGACATCATGTTCTTCTATTGATTATAAAGGAGATGAATTCAAAGCTCTTGTTTCCGAGTTCATGCCAAATGGGAGCCTTGAGCATTGGTTGCACCCAACAGCAAATGATGTACAATCATCCTGGAGACCATTAACTTTTATGGAGAGACTAAATGTAGCCATTGATGTTGCTTCTGCTTTAGATTATCTTCATCACCGTTGTCAGACACCTATAGTTCACTGTGATCTGAAGCCAGGCAATGTTTTACTTGATAATGACATGAACAGTCGTGTTGGTGACTTCGGATTAGCGAagtttcttggtggagtcatcatcAATGTTGAAACTGAACATCATACCGCCAGTACTTCAGTCGGGATAAGGGGCTCCGTTGGTTATGCTGCTCCAGGTAGAAGATTCTTCTCACTCTGATAAACCTGTACATATTATAGTATTGAAAACCATTAAACATATAATCCGTTGTCTTTTTACTGGCATGCAGAGTATGGAATGGGTAGAGATGTATCGACTCATGGAGATGTCTACAGTTATGGGATCATGGTGGTGGAGATTTTCACTGGAAGGAGACCTACAGATGACATATTCACAGATGGTTTGAACCTTCATAACTTTGCTAAGGCGGCTCTCCTTCAAGATCATGTAATGGAAATTGTTGATCCTACACTGCCTGGTCATGTTCGTCCCGAAGATGATAACAACACCGGAGCTCTAATCAATGTCGGGAATGAGACTAAGTTATGTGAGGCTCTGGCGACGATTTTAAATCTTGGCGTTATGTGTTCAATTGAATCACCCAACGAACGGATGGAAATGGCACAGGTCATGAAAGAGCTGCAATCGATCAGGAAAGCATATCTCTCCAGACTGGGATAAGACGGCAGATTGTATCATTAGATCCGCCACAGATAATATGTAgttctatttttcttttaaaaaaaagccACTGATACTTTTAGCAAACATTACGGTTCTCTTTTTTAAAGGACGGGGTTAGTAGGAAAAATATCCGTGTATCTGGTCATGACTGACTGTTGCTGCTATACATTTCAATAAAATGCATTACTCATATTTGATTCTTATTTTGAAATGGTTTATATAATTATATTTAAAATTAAGATCTAAATATAAATTTCCACAAGTTATTAAGGTGGATTCTAGCCCTTAACCTAGTGAAATTTCATATCCCATATTCAGAAAACTAAGCGTATGTGGCCATCAAGGACAAGACGGAAGTGTttatcagaaagaaaaaaaaatgaaaaaatgtagTAGCTTAGCCTATATGAAACTAAATAGACGCGGTTTTGTGCTCATAATTTGTTAGCTCTGATTATTCTTGGTATATGTTAACATGACGTGCGGCTAATGGCAAAATTTTCCTGTGTCACTTCACTCCTACCCTACATAGCAAACATGATACTAACCGGCACATACGTGTGTGTATATATAAGAGATCAACTTAACAAGCATGCCTTGACTACATGCTCAATGATTGAATATTTGGCATTTTTTGCATGACTGCTGCAAGGAGTTACCAAATTCATCTCCCCAACTGGTCTAGATGTCATTTCTAAGTATGTGATTCAATCCCGAAAGTGATGTGTATCAGATTGTATGATGATCGTTCTTGAAGGGTATATATCACTGGTTCTATTAAAAGCGAACAGAAGAGGACTGCCAGTGGTATCTCATTTGATAAAGAAATGCATTTCTTTCAGAGAATACATCAATCGTTGATAAAATCACACAATGGATAAAGTCATATGATGTGAAGAGATACATCACTAGGTGATTGTTTAGGACCTGTGTTTTCTATACTACTTTGCTACTCAAGCATTTCCTATCTGTCTATCTCGATTCTTATACTAACCACTACTTGAACACTTACTCCTTCAGAACAATTATTTTCCGGCTAACAAATACCACTTTATAAAGTTTCCTAAAAAGAATACACATACATATAAGCAATCCACAGTAGTTGCAAGTAATGGTAACAAGATGTTTtacaagaaaattttgtttcaaatataaCTTAATTAACCACATGTTAAGTGTGTATGAGTATGCACCTCTGATATAGGATTGGTCACATATGCCTCAAATCACCAGTACCAGTATCTCAAAGATCAAATGCTTGAACCCAGCTTTCAGTGCCTGCTTCAATCTATTCACACAAATTCAGAAACCCAGGACAAATTTATAAGCCCTAACGTAAGTATCACtcggggctgtttcttggaaaaTTCACCTTTTGAGTTCCTACCAATGCCAAATTCTGTAAGATCCTAATTAGCAAATCACCGTAAAATCGAACTAAAAAAAAAGTCAAGTgacaaataccaaaattctctGATAATTAAACAAATTTCAGTCAAAATCCCTAAAATTAGTGACAAAACCCACAAAGATAAcaaaaaactacatcaaatccaccAAGAAACATCTAGAATTGatgcataaaaaaaaataaaaaaaaatctagaattGAAAGATCCAAGAACTGAATAAAAGGGGCAACTAAAAATAAGAACCCATGTTGAATGCCCTTTAAAAGCACCACTCTCCATCATCAGATAAGGTTCCACCTAATCATAAACCAAAGTCcaaaccaaagatcaaatcccaTCCCATACAGATTATTATTGATTGCCCGTGTTTCATATATCGTCACTAACTCTTCCAATCGCTTAATAAATCCTTTGTTGTCCATTCCACCACTCGTCCCGATTTCGATCTGCCATttgacaagaagaagaaatcaaggtgGTGCTTAATGTTAACACTTAATATATCAATTCACTCTAATTTAAACAGATGTTCTTTACAAATTTAAAAATGAGCTAATCTGTAAGCACCAAACAAATAAAACTCCCCAAACTGTTGAAAAGACCCATACTCAAATCAAGAAACCCCAAGTTTAGCAAGACCTTCATGAGCAAATCAGTACACAAATCAGCTGAAAACGAGTCCTGAAACACAGAGAAATGCGGCTGCCACTCCAATAACAGACCCATACTTAGCACCCAATCACTCTACTTTAAGATAACCAAGTTCAAAacaaatattcaaatcaagaaatccCAAGTTCTGCAAGATCCTAATTAGCAAATCAAcataaaattgaactaaaaaaagtCCTAAAACAGTGGCAAATACCAATATTCTCTGATAAtcataaaaaaccctaaaattagtgaCAAAACCCACATCCAAAATTCCATAAAAAAGAAACCACAGCGATAACGAAAACCACATGAAACCTCCAGAATTGAACAAAAGGGGcaactaaaaataaaagagatcAAGAGAGGACTTACACCAAGAGTACCAAAATCTGAACCTAACCATCAATCCCAATCAAACTTTTTGAATCCAGAGTCGAAACACAAACAGAATTCCTTGAACGAATAATAATAgaagaaacaagaagaaggaaGGAGAAAACAATGAAAGAACATGGCCAAAACACACCAAATTTGTATGTAATTAGATTTGTTATTCTCATTGCTAATGAAAtctttcttattttttattcatCGTCATCTCTTTCCTCTTcatttcctcctcctcctcctcctactCCTCCTCCTAATCCTTCTTCTTCAGTCGCTTGTGTTGTTCTTCCTCTCATTGATAATGCTCTTTCTAACATTTTTCTCCGTGTGCTTTCCTTTTATTGGAGAGGGAGAGAGAGTAATAAAGAATTGAATATGCAGTCACTTCACCGTTGTTTACACAGAGTTCAATAGTAGATCTGGATGGAACACGGTAAAAGAAGATCAATAGAAAGGAACATACCAGAACGGTGATTCAGGAATACTACTATACTTGCTCGCCGAGTCCGATTTTGTCAACATTACAGGGGTAACCAGTTATTTCGGTGTGTAACTATCAACGGTGAGAAAtattttgtcttatatgaattGTACAGAGCACCTCTATCAAAGGTGCAGAAATCGCTATTTGATGGTCCATGTGAATGAGCAAAGTCTTTTCTCACATGGAGAAAAGGTTTCACCAAGAGGATTGAACCGTTCAGCCATGGTTTGGTCGATAATATGGCATTCGACCCCTTGTCATCTTCTTGAGCAAGGAGTGCATTAACAACGATCTCGCTAGATGCAGTGTAAAGAAATAGTGGTCGTTCTTGTGCAGGGGATTTCGATCATCCCAAGTAGGACATATGCTCGGTTCAACTTGAGTCGATCGGTTAAACTAGACTCGTCCGTCCAAGGGATGTTATCTAAAGGTTCCATTTTTTAACCATTGTTCAATAATTGTATCTCCATTCTACTTATACAAATCTCTTTCCATTCGCTAAATAACAGACACTACTATCCATTTTGACTTTTACAGAAACTAATCTAATTTCTCTAATATATCACTTGTTGTTCAGTTTTTTCAATCAAGATTTCTTTTTCTTATGGATCATAATTTGAAAAATAAGGAAACGCATATAGATCTGCCAATTTttctccaacaacaacaacaagtgtTAATGCAACAGTTggatcaaatggatgaagattcaACCGATGAAAGAATGAACACCAACACCATAATACAAGTGTACACATGGAAAATACCGAGCTCAGGAACCAAGACCAGTATTGACAAGAAGATATATATGGATATATCGAGAGGAAGGACACCAAcagatgatgcatgattattctAACAATGGATGTATGTACTCATGATGAAGACTTTCAATGTCGCTTCCGCAATGTCGCAACACTTTGTGATTAGGATTATTGGAGAGCTTTATTGAATTATGCTAAATTCAATTATCAATTTGATGCGCAAAACACACAAGGACATAGTCTTGAACAAAAGGTGATTGAAGCTTTAAGGATTATATCATATGGGTGTCCAGCAGATGCGTAGATGAGTGTATTCATATGGATACTAGAATCTCTGAATTAACTGTAATCAACCATTTTGGACCATGTTTTGTACGACAACCAATTCAAGATGATGTCGATCGACTACTAAAACAAATACGAAAAAGGGATTTCCCGGAGTGCTGGGCAGCTTTGATTATATTCATTGGATTTGGCATGGATATCCTTATGCTTGGAAAGGTCATTGTAGGGGCCACTAAACAAAACCAACTCTTGTTCTTGGAAAACAACCTCttatcactagtggaaaacagaagttccACGACCGTCAGGACAAGTCATATATACTATTTAAACGCCCAGTTTTAACCATCTCTGATGGGGTCGCTGATAAAGCGTCTTTTGTTTGAACGACCCTTAACAGTGAGTCTCAGAATAACGACTGATTTTAACAGTAACGATCTACAGACCCTGAGCCGTGAGTCgtagatttaaattataatataaaaaataatctacATTCAGATTTGTTGAAATGCCTGAATGGCTGAATCTGAAATAATCTGACTgcatcaaagtcaagtcaaacTGAACTCAAATTGAAGTCAAGTCAAGTGGAACTCAAATAAAGTCAAGTCAACGACAAGTCAAATTAAACTCAAAATTATCTCAAATGGAGCTCAAATTCAATTTACAATCTGGACCAAAATTGTCCAAGTTCAGGGACACTAAGTTCATTATTGAACATCAAATTCCTTTACATAGCTTCACCTTACAAAATAGAGGGACTAGTTCATATATCCCTACAAAAATAAGTAAGCACACTACCAACATCTTCAGTATTCTAAGCAATTAGCCAATTTTCCAAGTGTCTTCTCCTATCATGATTTCCCTGTAATAGAAACTACTTAGTATTAGTAAACATAACAAAAAAACACACAAGACGCAAAACTTGCAGAACTTTAAACGCTACCGGATAAGGACAAGCTATTCACCTCTACCAATAATCATCATTGCAGGTACAGGCAGTATCCATGGTACTTGTCCAAATGGGTTTGGTTTCGTAAGCCTTTCAGAACTTCCAACCATCTGGTACACAGTAACCGCGATGCGGCAGCTAAAATTCAATGTGTACCTATGGAGATGAAATGGGTTTGGTGTTGTAAGCCTTGGAAGTAGCTGCTCAACATAATTATTCATACCCAAAACATCTTGTGTTATATATTTATGCAAAACTCCTATATGCAAAATGCTGGGTAaagagaataaataaaatatgtagaagtATAGTATGCAGAACAAAGTGGTCATAAAATGGATAAGAAATCCAAAACTAGTAGAAATGGCATGATGAGAAGTTCTGGTTAATTTCGCTGAAGATGAACCTAGATACTTTTATCTTCAATTGATAACTCTCTCCCACCGCTTTTTTGTATACAGTAGTTTGCCGCTCATCTAACAACCTAGGCTATGATGTTTTGACAATTGCAGATTGTATTAAAATTAGCAGACTGAACTCGGAAGAATGAATAAAGTTCAAAGAATCATGTGTCCTTATCTTGTCTTCTTCTGTGCTGGCAGCTATATCAATTGTATAAACTTAATTTTCCTGAAATTTTGTATCATCGATTCTGGTATCAGGACGCCTGGAACACTAAGTAGAACCTTGTTTCCATCTACCACAAACTGCTTGAGTTGATGGCTGAGCACACCTTCAAGTTTCAGACTTGCACATCAGACAAgcaataaaaaaaactaaatcaaattgGTCCAAATGCCTAACCTTTCTGTAAGCATTTAACACACCTAACCACAAGACATTTAATACAACAAATGTCCATCATGTTTCAGTCAAAGACTAACGGTCCTCATGCACAAGTGACAAATAGTTACCAGACATACCCATTGAAGTAGTTTGCTAGGCATGAATACGTTATTAAAATATTCTACAAGGAatgaataatttcaagtagaaagTCTTCAACATAGTGCCTTTGCTGCAAACCACGattaaaaacaaaaagtaaaGGAGTTTTAAAGATAAACACTCACCTGCCTTTGCTGCAAACCTCGTTTCTGTGAAGTATGTAGGGGAAAAATATCGCGTAGCCCATATGAGTGTGCGAGAGATATAACAAgggatccgaaattaggggaaatattAGTTGtacatgagctgtcatccactatgtaaatacatatataaagagaaaggcatgagagagaaagggagatcattattattttctttatcatcttcttccccaaaaagagctccaaatactcattaatggagtctcaatgtaatccaaatgtaatttcaacaatcatagtgaaccctaaccccgtggatgtagatcacattgatcgaaccacgtaaatcttgtgtcttattttacatttccatcatttttatcttcattttcatgttaaataagtttagatctagaaattgttAATGGGGTGctagttgtaggatttcctgcaact
The nucleotide sequence above comes from Papaver somniferum cultivar HN1 chromosome 8, ASM357369v1, whole genome shotgun sequence. Encoded proteins:
- the LOC113304043 gene encoding probable LRR receptor-like serine/threonine-protein kinase At3g47570 isoform X2 is translated as MEFNYKTSFMLFICFSFWNILPTSQSIIAETDRLALLAIKDKIIDDPSGALNSWNASSHCSNWTGITCSRRHPSRVTSLVLESMGLVGTISPYIGNLSFLRYLSLYDNQFTGEIPQEVGRLSRLQTFFVANTTLAGKIPRNISSCKELESLVIFNNALVGGIPTELGSLSKLRMLALSTNHLEGTIPISLSNLSVLEVFNLRSNNLHVSVNKLHGTIPPYVGTTLPNLEVLFLGGNRFSGVLPNSISNLSRLYRLEVSDNQFTGSVPPNLGNLKNLTILNIEKNYFGSGEVDDLNFLNSLPNCSTLETLSISYNNFSGQLPDSIANLSTKLTILYVGENNIFGEIPPGIGNLVNLNALDMEGNQLTGNIPDFIGKLPMLILIYLSNNQLSGIIPANICNSTQLEQIFFSTNGLQGGILPNFGNCQKMVALDLSQNQLTGAIPKELIGLSSITTLLNLSGNQLTGNLPSEVGNLERIVGLYLSNNRLSGKLPDSLGKCNGLEELSLDGNLFEWVIPPSLKNLKGLQMLDMSGNNFSGKIPEYMESFASLRYLNLSSNDFEGEVPKQGIFKNINAFSVLGNDKLCGGIPLLHLPSCPRPSSDKESKQSPRKRLLLIIFGVVVCVILLGSFLLWFWRRKATKKTSSPLYNPLDNMFQKISYNELLKATNGFSAENLVGVGSYGSVYRGLWSLSHEVTTVVAVKVLDLKRRGASKSFVAECEAMRCIRHRNLVKMLTSCSSIDYKGDEFKALVSEFMPNGSLEHWLHPTANDVQSSWRPLTFMERLNVAIDVASALDYLHHRCQTPIVHCDLKPGNVLLDNDMNSRVGDFGLAKFLGGVIINVETEHHTASTSVGIRGSVGYAAPEYGMGRDVSTHGDVYSYGIMVVEIFTGRRPTDDIFTDGLNLHNFAKAALLQDHVMEIVDPTLPGHVRPEDDNNTGALINVGNETKLCEALATILNLGVMCSIESPNERMEMAQVMKELQSIRKAYLSRLG
- the LOC113304043 gene encoding probable LRR receptor-like serine/threonine-protein kinase At3g47570 isoform X1 — translated: MEFNYKTSFMLFICFSFWNILPTSQSIIAETDRLALLAIKDKIIDDPSGALNSWNASSHCSNWTGITCSRRHPSRVTSLVLESMGLVGTISPYIGNLSFLRYLSLYDNQFTGEIPQEVGRLSRLQTFFVANTTLAGKIPRNISSCKELESLVIFNNALVGGIPTELGSLSKLRMLALSTNHLEGTIPISLSNLSVLEVFNLRSNNLHGNIPSELGKLSRLTFFTVSSNHLSGTILPQIFNISSMTTFSVSVNKLHGTIPPYVGTTLPNLEVLFLGGNRFSGVLPNSISNLSRLYRLEVSDNQFTGSVPPNLGNLKNLTILNIEKNYFGSGEVDDLNFLNSLPNCSTLETLSISYNNFSGQLPDSIANLSTKLTILYVGENNIFGEIPPGIGNLVNLNALDMEGNQLTGNIPDFIGKLPMLILIYLSNNQLSGIIPANICNSTQLEQIFFSTNGLQGGILPNFGNCQKMVALDLSQNQLTGAIPKELIGLSSITTLLNLSGNQLTGNLPSEVGNLERIVGLYLSNNRLSGKLPDSLGKCNGLEELSLDGNLFEWVIPPSLKNLKGLQMLDMSGNNFSGKIPEYMESFASLRYLNLSSNDFEGEVPKQGIFKNINAFSVLGNDKLCGGIPLLHLPSCPRPSSDKESKQSPRKRLLLIIFGVVVCVILLGSFLLWFWRRKATKKTSSPLYNPLDNMFQKISYNELLKATNGFSAENLVGVGSYGSVYRGLWSLSHEVTTVVAVKVLDLKRRGASKSFVAECEAMRCIRHRNLVKMLTSCSSIDYKGDEFKALVSEFMPNGSLEHWLHPTANDVQSSWRPLTFMERLNVAIDVASALDYLHHRCQTPIVHCDLKPGNVLLDNDMNSRVGDFGLAKFLGGVIINVETEHHTASTSVGIRGSVGYAAPEYGMGRDVSTHGDVYSYGIMVVEIFTGRRPTDDIFTDGLNLHNFAKAALLQDHVMEIVDPTLPGHVRPEDDNNTGALINVGNETKLCEALATILNLGVMCSIESPNERMEMAQVMKELQSIRKAYLSRLG
- the LOC113304043 gene encoding probable LRR receptor-like serine/threonine-protein kinase At3g47570 isoform X3, with product MEGNQLTGNIPDFIGKLPMLILIYLSNNQLSGIIPANICNSTQLEQIFFSTNGLQGGILPNFGNCQKMVALDLSQNQLTGAIPKELIGLSSITTLLNLSGNQLTGNLPSEVGNLERIVGLYLSNNRLSGKLPDSLGKCNGLEELSLDGNLFEWVIPPSLKNLKGLQMLDMSGNNFSGKIPEYMESFASLRYLNLSSNDFEGEVPKQGIFKNINAFSVLGNDKLCGGIPLLHLPSCPRPSSDKESKQSPRKRLLLIIFGVVVCVILLGSFLLWFWRRKATKKTSSPLYNPLDNMFQKISYNELLKATNGFSAENLVGVGSYGSVYRGLWSLSHEVTTVVAVKVLDLKRRGASKSFVAECEAMRCIRHRNLVKMLTSCSSIDYKGDEFKALVSEFMPNGSLEHWLHPTANDVQSSWRPLTFMERLNVAIDVASALDYLHHRCQTPIVHCDLKPGNVLLDNDMNSRVGDFGLAKFLGGVIINVETEHHTASTSVGIRGSVGYAAPEYGMGRDVSTHGDVYSYGIMVVEIFTGRRPTDDIFTDGLNLHNFAKAALLQDHVMEIVDPTLPGHVRPEDDNNTGALINVGNETKLCEALATILNLGVMCSIESPNERMEMAQVMKELQSIRKAYLSRLG